The segment CCATAATATTTTTTCACATTGTATACATTTGCAGTATCTTGATTTTGATAGATATACCCTAGTCATAATAATCACTCCCTTATAAGTTATTTGCCCATTCAATCAGTTGTGGTTCTAATTGCCTCCATAACTCTTCTGTTTTTTTAATTATAACATATGATTCATCCTTATTTTTATTTGAAAGTTCATTAATTGAATCTGATAAATTATCCATGATAATAGTCAATTGAGGTGTTATGTCAGGCACTGCCCATAAAATATTATCATTTATCAAATCCAGCTTTTCAAATAATTCTTCGGGAATTGTTGATGATAAAAAACTGAATTCATCATTGTATATTTCTGTTATTTCCTCAAAGAGAATATTAACATCATTTAGTTTATCAAGGTATTCCTTTTTGAACTTTTCAACATAATTACTCATTATACTCACCTTATACAATATCAGTTTATGATATTGATTTTGTTGGAAGTCGTTTAATTATTTGTCATTTTCTTTAGCCTATTTAAATAAATTGAATATAGTTTTCGGCTACGTCTGCTGCGGGCCATTTCTTTTCATAGCATTCTTTGATAAAATCCATTGATTCTATTACCTCTTTTCTAGCACTTTCCTCCGTATAATAGGAAAAGCTTGCTTCAATACATGCAATTACATCCTCCATGTATTCGTTGATATTCTCATAATCCTTAAACTTATAACAGCTTTCTAAGGTTTTTTCAATATCCTTTTGGTGACATATATGTGCATATCTTTCATCGGCATCATCGGCTGAGAGATATTTTTGAGCCTTTTTCTTGTCCCAGCCTGTCTTATGTTCTTTGATTATTTCCCATATCGTTTTGAATTCATCGAGTGATAGGGCGTTTGCATGATTTTCTTGAACATATTCACATATTTCATCTGTAGAGGTGTCATTGGTGTATTCTTCATGTTTAACATTTACCAATAGCCACCCGGTGGGTGTTATGTCATTTAATGGGTCAAAGTTTTCATTTTCAAGATATGTTAGAAATTCATTGGATGGATTCTTCAATTCATCATCTTTAACTAGAAAGCAGGAAGAACCCATGGATAAATATTTCATATCGCCGCCTTCAGGTTTTTTATTATTGTTTCTATGTTTTTTTAGTATGTTCCATATTGTCTTGAATTCATCTATGCCGAATTCGTTTTCGGGTACTTCATCGATGATTGTGAAGGCTGTTCTAACCCCACTTATCACGTGTCCGTAGCACATTGTTTCCACATTGACATATAAACTTTCCAAATGAGGCAAGTCAATCCATCTTGTATGTTTGAATCCTTCATCTTTAAGATATGTGAGTAAATTTTCGTTGGATTTATAGTCAATTTGATTTACCATAAAACATGATGTTCCATCGAATATTTGTTTAGGGTCCATTTTGTTATCCTCCTCGTTTGTTGAATTTTTTCATTAAATATATTTTCACTTAGTACTAAACAATACTTTGACATATTTATTATTTATATTTTTCGTAATAATATGCCAAATATGTTAAAAAATATATGATTTGATGTAGATCATGTCAAACTTCTCATTAAATCACGGAAAACTAAACCCACAAACAAATCTTAAAATCAATATTTAATAAAAATAAAGGCCATATCAATTTAAATATCTGAAATAATATGATGAATTTAAAATATTCCAAAAAGGGATAATTTAAAAAATAAGTGAAAAATGAAGGTTATTTAAAAAGATAATCATAATATGTTATTTCTTTTCTTAATTTTTCCTGCCACATCCAGTACATCCTGTGACAGGTAGCTGTCGTTAATATACTTATCATAGACGGGCAGCCTTTCTTTTAGATTGTAGCCTATAGAGCCAAGCTGTCTTTTCAGGTTACTTACACTTGGCCATGGAAGCTCCGGATTTATGTAATCGCTTGTTAATGGTGATATTCCACCAAAGTCATCTGCCCCTGCAATAGCAAATAGGCTGACAAGATTGATGTTTAAATTTGGTGGTATCTGTATGCTGACATCCTCAAAAAGTAATGATGCCAAGACCGTTAGCTTAATCAAATCGGTAACGGGTACTTCCGGATAATCTGCCATTGGCGTGTTTATCTTAGGCTTGAAGTTTTGTATTATTATCTCCTGGATGTGATTATATTTTTCATGTAACCTTTTTATCTCAAATAGGGTATCCACCCAGTCTGTGGGACTTTCACCTATGCCCACCAGCATACCCGTCGTAAATGGTATCTGTTGTTTGCCTGCATCCTCTATAAATTTTATTCTCTTTGAAGGATCCTTTGTCGGACTGTCCTTGTGGACTATCGTCTTGAGAAGACTCTTATTTGTAGTCTCGAGCATCAGCCCCATTGATGCGTTGACATCCGAGAGATATCTCAAGTCCTTTCTTGTGATTATGCCCATATTTGTATGCGGCAATATTTCATATTCATCCAATGCTATTTTAGAGAGGTGATGAACGTATTCCACCATCGAATTGAAGGAGTATTCATCCAACCTTTCCTTGACGACGTCCACTTCATCGGCGGATTCACCGAATGTGAATAGTGCCTCACTGCATTTATATTCATTTGCAGTTTCAAGTATTCTTCTTACCTCATTCTCGTTCATCAATAAGTTAACGCTTTCTTCGGGTGATTCTTTGAAGTTGCAGTAACCACAGCTATTTCGGCAGATATGGGTAAGGGGCAAAAATACGTTTTTTGAGTATGTTAAATCCTTTTGTCTGTTTTGATTGATTTGTTTAATACAATCAATAAATGTCGTCATGTCCCCATTTAACAACATATTTGCATCCTGTTTTGTGATTATTTCCATCATAAAACCACCATTTGAGAGTATTTTCCTAAAAATATATGTTATTGTTTAGTCATCATCTTCAGGATCAAGTTTTATTACTGCTGATTCTACAAACATTGGCCAGTATTCTGATTTGTCAAACCATACCATTACATATACCACTATGTCGGAATCCATCTCACCAATCATGTACTCTGCAACACATCCGGTCATCTCGAAGGACATTTTCATCCTTTCCAGACCGCTGATACCGGCTGATTCATCGTATACTTCGGCTACTTTTCTTAATTTTTTATCTGCCCTGTCGGTGAATTTTTTTGCCTTTTGACTTGACAGGTAGACTCTTCTAATGTTGAGGTGTTCGAATAATTCCTCGAGTTTAGGAATGATCTCATCCTGTTTTAGTTTATCGTGGGTTTTACCCTTGATTATCATTGCTTCGGTGTTATGCAGTACAGGTTTTGATCCTTTGAAAACTCCGAGATATTCCATTATTTGTCTTGATACTTCTATTACTTCCATTTTAATTTCTCCAATTTGTTTCTTCTCTTAATTGTCCTAGTGAAGCATTTTTTTGAGCAAATGCATTGTGTTGATGTATACTTTCCTCATTTACCTGTTTTATTGTGACGAATGAATTGTCCGGCAGTTGAGGATATTTTTCAAGCAATCCTGCAACCATGTTTCTTACACAGTCTTCAACAAATACGGGATTTTTATGTGCATTTGTAACTATCTTGTTTTCATCCGGTCTTTTTAGCAGTTCACATACTGGAGAGCTCATGGAGTTTTGTATGATTTCTATCAGATCATCCACGTTTACGTCCTGGTTTTCGGATACTTCAAGCAGTATTGTTCCAATTCCTCTTTGGTTATGTGAGGCAAATGTTACTGATTCTATTACCCGTTGGGTGGTTTCTTCATCAAGAAATTCCAGCAGTTTACTTTTTGATTCCTTGATGACTGATTCCTGTGCACATGGACATACTGTCATTCCTACAACTTCTGCTCCTATCATCTTCTTTACCGATATTGTGCCGTCATCGTTTTTGACTGCTGTTGCCCTTGCTATTATCTGTGTTGTTTCCTGTGTTTTCTTATGTGTGACGGGAGATAACTTGTTTACTATGTATTCTCCACGTGCCTCTGTTTCTGCCTGTTTGGCATATTCATGTTTTTCAAGTAGTTTTTTTACCAGGTTTGCACATAATGTTTCTATGTGGATTTCTGATTCGTTTACTGCTTCATCGATTATCTCAGATATTGCTTCGGGATTTCTTGACATGTGCACTCCTTTTTGGGTACTTGGCAAGTCGACAAATGCATCAAAAGTAGGCAGTAGGATAATCGGTCTTTTGTCTTCACGTTTTATTTTTAATAGTTTCTTTACTCCCGTTACTCCAACTTTGGTTAGTGATATGGGTGTTTCGGGTGTTTTATCTTGTGTATCCGGAAATTCACATATGCTCATTTTATTGCTCCTTTGGAATTTTTTTATAACATATTAATATTTTATTCTTTTATTGTTTTTTGTTGTAGTTTATTTTATTCATGTTATATTTTTGTGACTGGAAATACTAATAATTTAGATGTGAAAATTTATTGATTAATTATAAAATGTAACAATTGGAAAAATGTTGTATGAAAATTTGGAAAAAATAGCTTTGTTTGGAAAAAAACGTTATGAATAATAGATTGTTCCAATCTATTAAACATATAACATTTTTTTTATTGTAGAATAATAATTTAATGTCATATATAATAATTGAAGAAGTTTATCAACTAATCCACTACAATCATAGATGAGTTTAACTCTTCTTTTATTATGTTTAATACTGTTTGTGTATATGTTTTAATTACTGGTTCTTCTTTTAGCAGTAATTTAATAAAATCATTTAATTCAAAGGTATCCCTGAATTTAGCTATTAATATTGCATCAAATTGACCAGTTACATCATAGACAGCAAGTAAATTATTTTTAAATGGTTTTTTATCAACCAGATAGGTTATTGTTCCTCCTTGAAGTTCTAAACCGATTATGGCTGTTAAGTTGTAACCTAGTTTTTCATGATCGACTATAGGAACAAATTTGTTTATTATTCCTGATTTTGTTAATTTATCAACTCTGTTATGAACTGTTCCTACAGATACCCCTAATTCTCTTGAGATTTTTCTGTATGATTTTCGTCCATCTACCGTTAATAAATCCAATATTTTCTTATCCAACTCGTCCATAGAAACTATTTGACTATTTTGAGTTGTATTTTCTTCATTTTGACTCATAATATCACCATACATTATTTTTTTATGAAAAAAATTACTGAAATTATTAAGATATACATAATACTTTAATAATCACCATATATAAACCTTTTGAAAATCACCATTATTATAATATAATTTCTAGAAATAATAATCACATTAGATAAAATTTAATGAAATTATATTTATTTTTTTTATGTAAATTATGAAAATAACACAAACCAAATAATACAATAGCCCATTTGGACATTTACCAAAAATGAATTATACCTATTTAAACTAAAAAATAATAAGTTTTATAAATATATCAAAATACAACAATCCATTTTTTTATGGTACATGATTATCACAATTAATATCAATAATACCAAAAAAATATACACAAATTAATAATACTAATAAATATAAAAATAGTAAATAATTAAGTAAAAACACATAAGTTAAAATACAGGTGAAATAATGAAATGGTATGTATCTTTCATAATTGTAATTTTTTTACTTATAGGAATCGTTTATTTAGCTTCATCAGGAGCATCCGATGATGTGGAGCCATTAGGCAGATTAGCATTCGTTAAAATAGCCAACCCTGACATGTACCCGGAACATGTTCATGCTAATTTACTTGCCCAATATGCCGAAGAAAGAAACTCCAAATGTGCAATAGTACTTCATTATGCCGGAAGCTCAAACTATAGAAATTTCATGAATGGAAAAGTCTACATTATTGAAATGGCATTCATGGATACAGCCGGTGCTCAGGTAAACATTGACTGGAATCAAGTATTGGACTATGGAATCAACGGAGTGCCGGACGACAAATGGAATTACAAGGTTGATGGAGAAATATTTGATAACTTCGATGATGCCTGGGCCAGAGTAATGGAATTTGCTAAAGGCCAAGGACAGGAAGGTCCCGTCCCTATGGTATGGCATGGAACTGTAAGACAGGGAAGCATATTCATAAATCCTGGTTGTGGATTCCCATTATATTACCAGGTATGTTGCAAGCAATATGGACATATCGGCGGTATATTACATGCTGCTACCGGTTCAATATTCCCCTACTTCAACAACCCATACAGATCATATGAAATCCAACATGCATCAGAATTACAATATTACTACACGCACAACATGTTAGATTATGAATAGTAGTATACTACTACTATCAACATTTTTTTTTATAATTTTAAAAATATTCATATACAACTTTTAAAAATATTCATATACAACTTTTAAAAATAACAATATACAACTTTTAAAAATAACAATATAAAAATTTTAAAAAAAGAGTTTGAATAATAACCATTAAATTATTATCCATTTTTAACATCCTGAATTACTGATTTTAACTCATCCAGCGGCATATCTGTTCTCATACCTGTTAACTTAAAATGGGTTCTTGATATGGAATAACCCCTACTTCTAATCTCATCAATAACCTCATTCATCTTTGGAGCACTTATTTTTAGTTTTTTACATAACTTATGAATATCATAGAAAGTGATTGGACCTTCAGATTCATTGAGACACTTCTCAAACAGCTCAAGTAACTTATCCTTTGTATTAAGTTCCAGTGTATCGGCCATTTCAATCATTTTAGAGATAAATTCCCTATTGGATATATGACCCAACCATAATGGACCGGCTATATCAAACTTATGTCCGCATTCGGGACAGCATTTATCCATTGCAGGTGCATATCCATGATAGGTCTTACGGTATAGGCAATTAGGACAATGAGATATAAAACCGATATTGTCCAATGACTTATTTGTACTTTTGCCTCCACGACTTACCGTTGCATATATTCTCATGTAATGCTCGGTACTATGTGAAAACAGCACATTCAAATACTTCTGATTAACGGCCAAATTACGTGCTATAGCCGCTATCAGTATACGTATACCATTTTCATGACAATACTCCGTTTTTTGAGGTTCCGCTCCATACTTTCTAAGGCACGGATCATGATATGTGCCACATAATGCGGAGGTATCGGTTGCACTTATGCATATCAGTCCACCCGGACGAATATTTGCACTTGTTGCCTGTAGAAACATCGCGGGCGTTCCGAACGGATCTATATCAACCACGTCAAATAAGCCCTTATTTGATTGCAGCAAGATGTTGGCATCCGTTTTATATACTTCAACGTTGTCAACATCATTCAACTCGACGTTCTTTTTAATCTGTTCTATAGCCAGAGGATTTACATCACATATGGCTATTGAGTCCACGCCATCTATTTCCTTCGAGTATCTTACCCCACGTATACCCGTTCCACCAAACGCGTCACATATAGTAATGTCATGGTCCAACTGTTTTCTGTACTGATTTATCACTACAACAGATATGTCCCTGTTTAATTCCATAACCGGATTGTAAAATACCGGTGCCTCAGATGATACCTTCTCAAAATTAGGTACTTGAATCTTTACTAATCCTTCCTCAACAAAATGTGTCTCCATAAATCTACCCCATATAATTATTAACTTATCATGGTCTCTAATAATACTCTCTTTTTTGAATCTAATATGCCTTTGTAATTTGTGTGATGACAAATGTATGCCCAAAAAAAGGAAAAGACATAACATAAACATGATAAAAAGCATCACATCCCCATTGATTATAACCTTGCACATTCCAATCATAGAACAAAAAAAGCCCATAAAGTCAATGTTAATCATAAGCATAAAAATAGTATTGAATATTTATATTATTAGTTAAATATATGTAATTAGGAATAATTTAATAATTAAAGTAATATTCATATAATTTACATAAACAAATCTCAGAGGGGTTATTTAATGATAAACATAGCTAAACCTATAATTGGTGATGAAGAAATAGAAGCGGTAACAGAAGTATTGAAATCAGGAATGCTCGCACAGGGACCGAAAGTTGAGGAATTCCAAAAGGCATTCGCCGAGTATACCGAGAGCAAATATGCAGTAGCTACAAGTTCAGGTACAACAGCACTACATGCAGCCCTAAAGGCTGTTGACGTGCAAAAAGGTGATGAGGTAATCACAACACCATTTACATTTGCAGCAACATCAAATTCAGTATTATACTCAGATGCTACACCGGTATACTGTGATATTGACCCTGTTACATTCAACCTTGACCCATCAAAAATCGAGGAAAAGATAACCGATAAAACAAAGGCAATACTACCTGTACACCTATACGGTCAACCTGCAGACATGTGCCCGATAATGGAAATAGCAGAAGAACATGACTTGAAAGTAATCGAGGATGCCGCCCAGGCACACGGTTCCACATATAAGGGTAAAAAGATTGGAAGTATCGGAGACATGGGATGTTTCAGTTTCTATCCAACAAAGAACATGACAACCGGTGAAGGTGGTATGGTCACCACAAATGATGAAGAGCTGGATGAAAAAGCGGGCATGATCAGAGCTCACGGTGAAAGTAAAAGATATGAACAGTCACTGCTGGGTTACAACTATAGGATGACCGATATAGCAGCAAGTATTGGACTTGTACAGCTTGACAACATCGATAAATTCAACAGGATAAGAAATGAAAACGCAGCATACCTGAATGATGCATTGAGTAATGTTGAAGGCATTACAACTCCTGAAGTGGCAGCTGACAGAACCCATGTATTCCACCAATACACCATCCGCGTATCCGATAAAAGAGATGAATTCCGTGAATACCTGACCCAGAATGGTATTGGAACCGGTGTTCATTACCCTATCGTATTATACAAACAGCCATACTACCAGAAACTCGGAATTACAGGCAATTGTCCTGAAGCTGAATGTGCAGCCAGACAGGTTATTTCATTACCTGTACATCCATCACTTACCCAGGATGAACTGGATACTGTAGCATGTTGTGTTAAAAAGGCAGCAAAAGAAGTATTATAAACCCCCACCTCCCATTATTTTTTCTAAAAAAACTTTTACTATAGATTATCATGAAAATCGAGAAAGAATCATTCAACAACTATGTTCAAAAGAACGTATTTGATACGCTTACAGGTTATCAGTTAATTAACGACAACGATAAGGTCATGATTGGCGTTTCCGGTGGCAAGGACAGCATTCTTACATTACACATGCTCAGCAGGTATAGACAATTATCGGATATTGACTTCAAACTGGAGGCCGTCTGTATCGACGAGGGCATAGCCGGATATAGAAATCATGGAATAGAATCAGCTGTAAAAAACTGCAAACTGTTGGATATTAACCTGGAAATCATATCATTTAAGGAAGCCTTCAATCACGACCTGGATGACATTCAGGGTTTGTATAAAAGCAGCTGTATGCCATGCGGCATTTACAGGAGATATCTTTTAAATAAGGCTGCATATGACCATGGCTGTGACAAGATAGCCACAGGCCATAATATGGATGATGAAATCCAGTCATTTTTAATGACCTTTGCAAGAAATGATCAGAACAAGTTTTCCAAGTTTGGACCCGCTTTAAACAGAATTCATGAAAAGATGGTTCCACGTATTAAGCCGCTGTGGCAGTTAGCAGAAAAGGATGTTGGAATTTGGTGTGTTGTCAATGACATTGAAATTCATGACGAGGAATGTCCATATTCTGTCACGTCCCTCCGCAGTGATGTCAAGAATTTCCTGAACAGATTGGAACAGGAAAACAAGGGAATAAAAAGAAACATATTCGATTCGTTCAAAAATACGTTCAATATTGCACAGCAGGATGTAAGCCTCAGTACCTGTGAATTTTGCAGTCAGCCAACAGCCAACAGTCCATGCAATGCATGCAAGCTAACAGAGGAAATTAATGAATTATTGAATAAATAAAAAAAAAAGAGAGTTTTAGAGTTTATCGGCTGTTTTAAAACAGCTACCTCCATATATCTCCTCCTGCATCTGTTGGACCGCTTCGGTTGCTGAAGCCGCGTCATAAGCTTCTTTAAGTATCCTTCTTTTTTTCACGTTTAGACTTTTACCGCATGGACATTTTCTTGTTTTTGTAGTGTCCTTTGCATATAGTACTCTTCCACAGTCACATCTAAATATCAGATACATTATATCACCCCCACATAAATTAATGTCTAAGTATCTTATTATGAAATTTCCATCGTATTATCCTATTTAAGCAATCTATAA is part of the Methanosphaera sp. BMS genome and harbors:
- a CDS encoding tRNA (guanine(10)-N(2))-dimethyltransferase — translated: METHFVEEGLVKIQVPNFEKVSSEAPVFYNPVMELNRDISVVVINQYRKQLDHDITICDAFGGTGIRGVRYSKEIDGVDSIAICDVNPLAIEQIKKNVELNDVDNVEVYKTDANILLQSNKGLFDVVDIDPFGTPAMFLQATSANIRPGGLICISATDTSALCGTYHDPCLRKYGAEPQKTEYCHENGIRILIAAIARNLAVNQKYLNVLFSHSTEHYMRIYATVSRGGKSTNKSLDNIGFISHCPNCLYRKTYHGYAPAMDKCCPECGHKFDIAGPLWLGHISNREFISKMIEMADTLELNTKDKLLELFEKCLNESEGPITFYDIHKLCKKLKISAPKMNEVIDEIRSRGYSISRTHFKLTGMRTDMPLDELKSVIQDVKNG
- the mptA gene encoding GTP cyclohydrolase MptA, which translates into the protein MSICEFPDTQDKTPETPISLTKVGVTGVKKLLKIKREDKRPIILLPTFDAFVDLPSTQKGVHMSRNPEAISEIIDEAVNESEIHIETLCANLVKKLLEKHEYAKQAETEARGEYIVNKLSPVTHKKTQETTQIIARATAVKNDDGTISVKKMIGAEVVGMTVCPCAQESVIKESKSKLLEFLDEETTQRVIESVTFASHNQRGIGTILLEVSENQDVNVDDLIEIIQNSMSSPVCELLKRPDENKIVTNAHKNPVFVEDCVRNMVAGLLEKYPQLPDNSFVTIKQVNEESIHQHNAFAQKNASLGQLREETNWRN
- the cofG gene encoding 7,8-didemethyl-8-hydroxy-5-deazariboflavin synthase subunit CofG, which produces MMEIITKQDANMLLNGDMTTFIDCIKQINQNRQKDLTYSKNVFLPLTHICRNSCGYCNFKESPEESVNLLMNENEVRRILETANEYKCSEALFTFGESADEVDVVKERLDEYSFNSMVEYVHHLSKIALDEYEILPHTNMGIITRKDLRYLSDVNASMGLMLETTNKSLLKTIVHKDSPTKDPSKRIKFIEDAGKQQIPFTTGMLVGIGESPTDWVDTLFEIKRLHEKYNHIQEIIIQNFKPKINTPMADYPEVPVTDLIKLTVLASLLFEDVSIQIPPNLNINLVSLFAIAGADDFGGISPLTSDYINPELPWPSVSNLKRQLGSIGYNLKERLPVYDKYINDSYLSQDVLDVAGKIKKRNNIL
- a CDS encoding DUF1922 domain-containing protein gives rise to the protein MYLIFRCDCGRVLYAKDTTKTRKCPCGKSLNVKKRRILKEAYDAASATEAVQQMQEEIYGGSCFKTADKL
- a CDS encoding DegT/DnrJ/EryC1/StrS aminotransferase family protein, encoding MINIAKPIIGDEEIEAVTEVLKSGMLAQGPKVEEFQKAFAEYTESKYAVATSSGTTALHAALKAVDVQKGDEVITTPFTFAATSNSVLYSDATPVYCDIDPVTFNLDPSKIEEKITDKTKAILPVHLYGQPADMCPIMEIAEEHDLKVIEDAAQAHGSTYKGKKIGSIGDMGCFSFYPTKNMTTGEGGMVTTNDEELDEKAGMIRAHGESKRYEQSLLGYNYRMTDIAASIGLVQLDNIDKFNRIRNENAAYLNDALSNVEGITTPEVAADRTHVFHQYTIRVSDKRDEFREYLTQNGIGTGVHYPIVLYKQPYYQKLGITGNCPEAECAARQVISLPVHPSLTQDELDTVACCVKKAAKEVL
- a CDS encoding Lrp/AsnC family transcriptional regulator encodes the protein MSQNEENTTQNSQIVSMDELDKKILDLLTVDGRKSYRKISRELGVSVGTVHNRVDKLTKSGIINKFVPIVDHEKLGYNLTAIIGLELQGGTITYLVDKKPFKNNLLAVYDVTGQFDAILIAKFRDTFELNDFIKLLLKEEPVIKTYTQTVLNIIKEELNSSMIVVD
- a CDS encoding DUF2120 family protein, whose translation is MEVIEVSRQIMEYLGVFKGSKPVLHNTEAMIIKGKTHDKLKQDEIIPKLEELFEHLNIRRVYLSSQKAKKFTDRADKKLRKVAEVYDESAGISGLERMKMSFEMTGCVAEYMIGEMDSDIVVYVMVWFDKSEYWPMFVESAVIKLDPEDDD
- a CDS encoding TIGR00269 family protein translates to MMKIEKESFNNYVQKNVFDTLTGYQLINDNDKVMIGVSGGKDSILTLHMLSRYRQLSDIDFKLEAVCIDEGIAGYRNHGIESAVKNCKLLDINLEIISFKEAFNHDLDDIQGLYKSSCMPCGIYRRYLLNKAAYDHGCDKIATGHNMDDEIQSFLMTFARNDQNKFSKFGPALNRIHEKMVPRIKPLWQLAEKDVGIWCVVNDIEIHDEECPYSVTSLRSDVKNFLNRLEQENKGIKRNIFDSFKNTFNIAQQDVSLSTCEFCSQPTANSPCNACKLTEEINELLNK